In Tripterygium wilfordii isolate XIE 37 chromosome 23, ASM1340144v1, whole genome shotgun sequence, one genomic interval encodes:
- the LOC119993742 gene encoding phenolic glucoside malonyltransferase 1-like, with translation MASNHSVKILEVCKVAPFSDSSEPFSELHLPLTFFDAFWFRFSPVERVFFYPLTDDSSDPTSFNSVILPKLKYTLSLTLRHFLPLAGNLTWPSHAAQPFLLFTPNDAVSLSVAESESNFDQLSGNKPRKAIESHPLVPKLSISDTTASILALQVTLFPDQGFSIGLSTHHSILDGKSTTIFIKAWAFICKNGASPSLPAHLTPVFDRTVIQGPDGLLMKFLVQWANILRDPNPRNLKVMPQINSPENLIFSTFELTREDIKKLRENVLSQLSEEEEPKSIHLSTFVLVCAYTLSLIAKAKNFEQKKKVIFGFAADVRTRLEPPIPANYFGNCVASFHNTFTEAKDMVGKNGVVLIAKRISGTIKGMDRGVIEETKGALEMFLNVEPGTPVVGVAGSPRFEVYGSDFGWGRPKKVETTSVHNTGAISLAESSDGSGGVEVGLALKEEEMEVFAASFADGLRH, from the coding sequence ATGGCGTCAAACCACTCGGTAAAGATACTGGAAGTTTGCAAAGTTGCGCCCTTTAGCGATTCGTCTGAGCCGTTCTCCGAGTTACATCTCCCGCTCACCTTCTTCGATGCATTTTGGTTTAGATTCTCTCCCGTTGAGCGAGTCTTCTTCTACCCACTCACCGACGACTCCTCTGATCCAACTTCTTTCAACTCTGTTATTCTCCCCAAACTCAAATACACCCTCTCCCTCACTCTCCGCCACTTCCTTCCTCTCGCTGGCAACCTCACCTGGCCCTCACATGCCGCCCAGCCTTTCCTCCTCTTCACCCCAAACGACGCCGTCTCTCTCTCCGTCGCGGAGTCGGAATCAAACTTTGACCAACTATCCGGCAACAAACCACGCAAGGCTATTGAGTCGCATCCGCTCGTCCCGAAGTTGTCAATATCTGACACAACGGCGTCAATTCTGGCGTTGCAGGTGACTCTGTTTCCAGACCAAGGGTTTTCCATTGGGCTCTCCACCCACCATTCGATTCTTGATGGCAAAAGCACAACCATTTTTATCAAAGCTTGGGCTTTTATCTGCAAAAACGGCGCCTCTCCCTCATTACCGGCCCATCTTACACCAGTTTTCGACCGGACCGTCATTCAGGGCCCAGATGGCCTTCTCATGAAGTTCCTAGTCCAATGGGCCAATATCCTGCGAGACCCAAATCCACGAAACTTGAAGGTGATGCCACAAATAAATTCTCCAGAGAACTTGATTTTCTCTACATTCGAGTTGACCCGTGAAGATATAAAGAAACTGAGAGAGAACGTTTTGTCTCAACTGAGTGAGGAAGAAGAACCCAAATCAATTCATCTATCTACATTTGTCCTTGTTTGCGCTTACACATTATCTCTCATAGCTAAAGCCAAGAACTTTGAACAGAAGAAGAAGGTTATTTTTGGTTTTGCCGCCGATGTCAGGACCCGTTTGGAGCCACCGATTCCGGCGAACTATTTTGGTAATTGCGTCGCAAGTTTTCATAATACATTTACTGAGGCAAAAGACATGGTGGGAAAGAACGGCGTCGTCTTAATCGCCAAGAGAATCAGTGGGACGATTAAGGGTATGGATAGAGGAGTTATTGAAGAAACAAAGGGAGCGCTTGAGATGTTTTTGAATGTCGAACCGGGAACACCGGTTGTTGGAGTTGCTGGGTCACCCCGGTTCGAGGTTTACGGGTCGGATTTTGGGTGGGGCAGGCCAAAGAAAGTAGAGACCACGTCTGTGCATAATACTGGGGCCATTTCATTGGCAGAGAGTAGTGATGGAAGTGGAGGAGTTGAGGTTGGGTTGGCTTTAAAGGAGGAGGAAATGGAGGTTTTTGCAGCTTCCTTTGCGGATGGGCTGAGACATTGA
- the LOC119993231 gene encoding ninja-family protein AFP3-like: protein MSNFSRDLLHRFISASQFPRKFQEPNLEGEEDGAEEDNGDIELSLGLSLNGRFGFDPKRAKKNLTRSSSIPDFVVNNESSSACLMHVGCGNLVRASSLPTETEEEWRKRKETQTLRRMEAKRKRSEKQRNWKDKALCASTFGSGARVPNGFEVRGEKNTTFSGACIEGLLPPAPAPAPAPAPAPAPLSHGSGGSRGSGSSGISDFESHPAQGMKKCTEARSPASVQSMPEYGKKPLVTNGSINTQKSKNISGVSMESKPSKPTLRDKGTDEMTRNVLEDMPCVSTKGDGPDGKRIEGFLYRYRKGEEVRIVCVCHGSFLTPAEFIKHASGSDVANPLRHIVVNPTSLL from the exons ATGTCCAATTTTTCCAGAGATCTCTTGCACAGATTTATATCTGCAAGCCAATTTCCTCGAAAATTCCAAGAACCAAACTTGGAAGGCGAGGAAGATGGAGCAGAAGAAGATAATGGAGATATTGAGCTAAGCCTAGGCCTTTCATTGAATGGTCGTTTTGGGTTTGACccaaaaagagcaaaaaaaaatttgaccagGTCATCTTCAATACCAGATTTTGTTGTTAACAATGAAAGTAGTAGTGCATGTTTGATGCATGTAGGTTGTGGTAATCTCGTGAGGGCTTCTTCTTTGCCTACAGAGACAGAGGAGGAGTGGAGGAAGAGAAAGGAAACGCAGACACTGAGAAGAATGGAGGCCAAGCGGAAGAGATCAGAGAAGCAGAGAAACTGGAAAGACAAGGCTTTGTGTGCTTCAACCTTCGGCTCTGGTGCCAGAGTGCCTAATGGTTTTGAAGTGAGAGGAGAAAAGAATACTACTTTCAGTGGTGCCTGCATAGAAGGGCTGTTACCACctgcaccagcaccagcaccagcaccagcaccagcaccagcaccattGTCACATGGGTCAGGTGGATCACGAGGGAGTGGGTCCTCTGGGATCTCAGACTTTGAGAGCCATCCGGCTCAAG GGATGAAAAAGTGTACAGAAGCAAGAAGCCCTGCTAGTGTCCAGTCTATGCCCGAGTATGGGAAGAAACCATTAGTCACCAATGGATCAATAAATACACAGAAGTCCAAAAATATTTCCGGAGTTTCAATGGAGAGCAAACCCAGTAAACCAACACTTCGTGACAAGGGAACTGATGAAATGACAAGGAATGTGTTGGAAGATATGCCATGTGTGTCTACAAAGGGAGATGGCCCAGATGGAAAAAGAATCGAAGGGTTTCTCTACAGATACAGGAAAGGTGAAGAGGTGAGAATAGTCTGTGTCTGCCATGGCAGCTTCCTCACCCCGGCCGAGTTCATCAAGCATGCGAGTGGCAGTGATGTCGCTAACCCCCTCAGGCACATAGTTGTTAATCCCACTTCCCTTTTGTAA
- the LOC119993230 gene encoding LRR receptor-like serine/threonine-protein kinase RPK2, with the protein MGSSSSSSVIKWGASVKLLSLFLLLSVTQDGIFVTADSDKSVLLQFKNSVTDSAGLLSSWNQIIPSHCSWVGVSCDASFRVVSLNITGNGGGRGNTDHNEYSCSDPTSFPLYSLGIRRYCRGSKGILVGKLLPVIGRLTELRVVSLPFNGFHGEIPGEIWGMEKLEVLDLEGNSFSGSLPASFVGLRNLRFLNLGFNRIEGEIPDSLSNFFNLEILNLAGNRLNGTVPGFAGGFKRVSLSFNHLGGSLPSEIGEGCGKLEHLDLSGNLLVGGIPKSLGNCGELQTLLLYSNLFEEVIPIELGMLQKLQVLDVSRNSLSGAVPWELGNCSELSILVLSNVLDLFLNADSSRGGDSMASIDDGFNFFQGELPSQITSLPKLRMLWAPRSTLEGRLPSDWGMCDYLEMINLADNFFSGEIPYGLSKCKKLRFLDMSSNRFTGVLDQELVVPCMTMFDVSGNALSGSIPGFHYSSCPPLPFLNMDSPSSAYLSFFTKRAEVLSPMPLPQGGGGIAVFHYFGGNNFTGIVQSVPIAPERLGKQTSYAFLAGENNLSGPFPGSLFEKCDGLNVMIINVSNNRMSGQIPVDIGTMCRSLKLLDASRNQITGPIPPSFGEFISLTGLNLSWNPLQGHIPTSLGQLSGLTFLSLSGNSLTGSIPSSLGQLHWLEFLDLSSNSLSGVIPLDLVNLRDLTVLLLNDNKLSGPIPSGLANVTTLSAFNVSFNNLSGPLPSSDNLKKCSSVLGNPYLPPCPMVSLTGPSTDQQGRAGESQSYAASPSSPTHGSGIDGFNSIEIASIASASAIVSVLLALIVLFFYTRKWHPKSRVMGSTKKEVIIFTDIGVPLTFDVVARATGNFNASNCIGNGGFGSTYKAEISPGVLVAIKRLSVGRFQGVLQFDAEIRTLGSLRHSNLVTLIGYHASETEMFLIYNYLSGGNLEKFIQERSTRAVDWRILHKIALDIALALAYLHDQCVPRVLHRDVKPSNILLDDDLNAYLSDFGLARLLGTSETHATTGVAGTFGYVAPEYAMTCRVSDKADVYSYGVVLLELLSDKKAVDPSFSSYGNGFNIVQWAHMLLRQGQAKDFFNAGLWDAGPHDDLVEVLHLAVVCTVDNLSTRPAMKHVVRRLKQLQPPSC; encoded by the coding sequence ATgggttcttcctcttcttcatcagTGATCAAGTGGGGCGCTTCTGTAAAGCTACTCTCTTTGTTTTTGCTGCTTTCAGTTACTCAAGACGGCATCTTTGTCACGGCCGACTCGGACAAATCAGTGCTGCTTCAGTTCAAGAACTCGGTCACTGACTCAGCTGGGCTGCTTTCGAGTTGGAATCAGATTATCCCAAGTCACTGCTCGTGGGTCGGAGTCTCCTGCGACGCCAGTTTTCGGGTCGTCTCACTCAACATTACGGGGAACGGCGGTGGCAGAGGTAATACTGATCACAATGAGTACTCCTGCTCTGATCCTACTTCTTTTCCACTCTATTCACTTGGAATTAGGAGATACTGTAGGGGTAGTAAAGGAATTTTAGTGGGCAAGCTGTTGCCTGTGATCGGGAGGTTAACAGAGCTCAGGGTGGTATCGTTGCCGTTTAACGGTTTCCATGGTGAGATTCCAGGTGAAATTTGGGGCATGGAAAAGTTAGAGGTTCTTGATCTAGAGGGAAACTCTTTTAGTGGGTCGCTACCGGCTTCATTTGTTGGGTTGCGGAATTTGAGGTTTTTGAATTTGGGGTTCAACAGGATTGAGGGGGAGATACCGGACTCGCTGtctaattttttcaatttagaGATCTTAAATTTGGCTGGTAATCGCCTCAATGGAACTGTTCCTGGCTTTGCTGGTGGCTTTAAAAGGGTTTCTCTGTCATTTAATCATCTTGGTGGGTCACTGCCATCTGAGATTGGAGAGGGTTGTGGGAAGCTTGAGCATTTGGATTTGTCTGGTAATTTGCTGGTTGGTGGAATCCCTAAAAGTTTGGGGAATTGTGGGGAACTCCAGACGCTTTTGTTGTATTCGAATTTGTTTGAAGAGGTTATTCCAATTGAGCTTGGTATGCTTCAGAAGCTTCAAGTGCTGGATGTGTCCAGAAATAGTCTTAGTGGGGCAGTACCTTGGGAGCTTGGAAATTGCTCTGAGTTGTCTATACTCGTGCTGTCGAATGTTCTTGACCTGTTCCTAAATGCTGATAGTTCAAGAGGAGGGGACTCAATGGCATCCATTGATGATGGTTTTAACTTTTTCCAAGGTGAACTTCCTTCTCAAATTACGAGTCTTCCGAAGCTTAGGATGTTGTGGGCACCAAGATCAACTCTTGAGGGAAGGTTACCAAGTGATTGGGGTATGTGTGACTACTTGGAGATGATCAATTTGGCTGATAATTTTTTCAGTGGTGAAATTCCTTATGGACTTAGTAAGTGCAAGAAACTGCGTTTTCTTGACATGAGCTCAAACAGGTTTACAGGGGTGCTGGATCAGGAACTTGTCGTGCCTTGCATGACTATGTTTGATGTTAGTGGAAATGCTTTGTCAGGTTCAATCCCTGGTTTTCACTATAGTTCGTGTCCACCTCTTCCTTTTTTGAACATGGATAGTCCATCATCTGCATATCTATCCTTCTTCACTAAGAGAGCTGAGGTTCTAAGCCCTATGCCATTACCTCAAGGAGGTGGTGGAATTGcagtttttcattattttggggGCAACAACTTTACTGGTATTGTCCAGTCTGTACCAATTGCACCTGAAAGATTAGGAAAGCAAACTAGTTATGCCTTTCTCGCTGGAGAAAACAATCTCAGCGGACCATTTCCTGGGAGTTTGTTTGAGAAATGTGATGGACTGAATGTCATGATTATTAATGTCAGCAACAACAGAATGTCAGGTCAGATTCCAGTGGATATCGGTACAATGTGCAGGTCTCTCAAACTTTTAGATGCATCCAGGAATCAGATTACTGGGCCAATTCCTCCAAGTTTTGGAGAGTTTATATCTCTTACTGGTCTTAACTTGAGTTGGAACCCTTTGCAAGGTCACATTCCAACTAGTCTTGGCCAATTAAGTGGTCTGACGTTTCTTTCTTTGTCTGGTAATAGCTTGACTGGCTCCATCCCTTCCAGCTTGGGCCAGCTGCATTGGCTTGAATTTCTAGATCTCTCTTCAAACTCTCTTTCCGGTGTGATTCCTTTGGATCTTGTGAACTTGAGAGACCTGACTGTTCTTCTACTCAATGATAACAAGCTCTCTGGGCCGATTCCCTCTGGTTTGGCAAACGTGACAACACTTTCAGCCTTTAATGTGTCTTTCAATAACTTGTCTGGGCCACTACCATCAAGTGATAATTTGAAGAAGTGCAGTAGTGTTCTGGGCAATCCTTATCTGCCCCCTTGCCCCATGGTTTCCCTTACAGGACCATCTACAGATCAACAGGGTAGGGCTGGTGAGTCACAAAGTTATGCTGCTTCACCATCAAGTCCAACCCATGGAAGTGGGATCGATGGTTTTAATTCAATTGAGATAGCATCCATCGCCTCTGCATCAGCCATTGTTTCTGTTCTTCTAGCTTTAATTGTTCTGTTCTTCTACACGAGAAAGTGGCATCCCAAGTCCAGAGTTATGGGATCTACCAAAAAGGAAGTGATTATTTTCACGGATATAGGGGTTCCCTTGACCTTTGATGTAGTTGCACGTGCCACAGGGAATTTTAACGCAAGCAACTGCATAGGTAATGGAGGTTTTGGTTCAACCTACAAGGCAGAGATCTCTCCTGGAGTCCTAGTGGCAATCAAACGACTTTCAGTTGGAAGATTTCAAGgggttcttcaatttgatgctgAAATCAGAACCCTTGGAAGCCTCCGGCATTCAAATCTAGTTACTTTAATTGGTTATCATGCAAGTGAAACAGAGATGTTCCTCATCTATAACTACCTGTCGGGTGGTAACTTGGAAAAATTCATCCAGGAACGATCTACAAGGGCCGTGGATTGGAGGATACTTCACAAGATTGCTTTAGACATTGCCCTTGCGCTTGCCTACTTGCATGATCAATGTGTCCCTCGTGTCCTCCACCGTGATGTGAAGCCTAGTAATATCCTGTTAgatgatgatctcaatgcttaTTTATCTGACTTTGGTCTGGCCAGGCTGTTGGGAACTTCAGAAACCCATGCCACTACAGGTGTGGCTGGAACTTTTGGTTATGTTGCTCCTGAGTACGCAATGACTTGTCGTGTGTCTGATAAGGCTGATGTTTATAGCTATGGAGTCGTCCTCCTTGAATTGCTTTCGGACAAGAAAGCCGTCGATCCATCGTTCTCATCATATGGGAATGGTTTCAACATTGTTCAATGGGCCCACATGCTATTGCGACAAGGGCAGGCCAAGGACTTTTTCAATGCAGGATTATGGGATGCTGGTCCACATGATGATCTGGTAGAAGTTTTACACTTAGCAGTTGTGTGTACTGTTGACAATCTATCCACAAGACCAGCCATGAAGCATGTCGTTCGGCGGCTGAAGCAACTGCAACCCCCTTCATGTTAG
- the LOC119992450 gene encoding nuclear transport factor 2-like, giving the protein MALQNETTQATPTAQVVGNAFVEQYYHILHRSPELVYKFYQDSSVVSRPDPHGAMTSVTTMQGINEKILSLNYTDFKAEIKTADAQKSYMEGVSVLVTGCLTGKDNLRLKFAQSFFLAPQDNGFFVLNDVFRYLEDSEPLETQSVNHTDNVHTLPTISALDPASVPDPPAPDPATSILDEDRNIAEEAYDPSEHEIQVATEDEAGVDFQPDSNGNYAAAVVETPSAQEDAPKKSYASIVKVAKGGLGTTKIYVPTNTAKVAPKKAKNLSVVPVVPAPEGEPYAPINSDNPESSNAHEEVEDHSIYIRNLPFNMTAAQLEVEFKKFGPIKDGGVQVRNNRPEGYCFGFVEFHSLSSMNDAIQASPFNIGGRKAFVEKKKGGGRGRFPSGRGGGFRNDSFRARGTYGSNRSFGRNEFGNRNEFSGRSRGSGGRGEGYPGRGRGGRSGGPKQNAAATTT; this is encoded by the exons ATGGCCTTGCAAAACGAAACCACACAAGCTACTCCAACTGCCCAGGTTGTTGGGAATGCTTTTGTTGAGCAGTATTACCATATTCTTCACCGCTCTCCAGAGTTGGTTTACAAATTTTATCAGGATTCAAGTGTGGTAAGCCGGCCCGATCCCCATGGTGCTATGACATCAGTGACCACTATGCAA GGTATCAATGAGAAAATTCTTTCCTTGAATTACACAGACTTCAAGGCAGAGATAAAAACAGCAGATGCTCAGAAGTCTTATATGGAAGGCGTGTCTGTGCTTGTAACTGGATGCTTAACTGGCAAGGATAACTTGAGACTGAAATTTGCGCAGTCCTTTTTTCTTGCTCCACAAGACAATGGTTTCTTTGTCCTGAACGATGTCTTTAGATATCTAGAAGACAGCGAACCTTTGGAGACTCAGTCAGTTAATCACACTGATAATGTTCACACATTGCCTACAATCTCAGCTCTGG ACCCTGCCTCTGTTCCTGATCCTCCTGCACCAGACCCAGCAACTTCTATTCTGGATGAAGATAGAAATATTGCTGAGGAAGCCTATGACCCATCTGAGCATGAAATACAGGTAGCTACTGAAGATGAGGCTGGCGTGGATTTCCAGCCTGATTCAAATGGAAATTATGCTGCTGCGGTTGTTGAAACTCCTTCAGCTCAAGAGGATGCTCCGAAGAAATCTTATGCATCAATT GTGAAAGTAGCGAAAGGGGGTTTGGGCACTACAAAAATTTATGTTCCTACTAATACTGCTAAAGTGGCTCCTAAGAAAGCAAAAAATCTGTCGGTGGTACCCGTAGTACCTGCTCCAGAGGGTGAACCTTATGCCCCGATTAACTCTGATAATCCCGAAAGTAGCAATGCTCATGAGGAGG TTGAGGACCACTCCATCTACATACGAAATTTGCCCTTCAATATGACAGCTGCTCAACTGGAGGTAGAGTTTAAGAAATTTGGTCCGATCAAGGATGGAGGTGTCCAAGTCAGAAATAATAGG CCGGAGGGATACTGTTTCGGATTTGTTGAATTTCATTCTTTAAGTTCCATGAATGACGCAATCCAG GCTTCCCCTTTCAACATCGGCGGTCGTAAAGCTTTcgtggagaagaagaaag GTGGTGGAAGAGGTAGGTTTCCTTCAGGAAGGGGTGGTGGGTTTCGAAATGACAGTTTCAGGGCACGTGGGACCTATGGTTCTAACCGTAGTTTTGGCCGGAATGAGTTTGGAAACCGCAACGAATTTTCGGGCCGAAGCAGGGGCTCAGGTGGTCGTGGTGAAGGTTACCCGGGAAGAGGAAGAGGTGGTCGATCGGGCGGACCTAAGCAGAATGCTGCTgctactactacatga